A genome region from Triticum aestivum cultivar Chinese Spring chromosome 2B, IWGSC CS RefSeq v2.1, whole genome shotgun sequence includes the following:
- the LOC123041961 gene encoding putative lipid-transfer protein DIR1: MAKAHALAAALLLVMSVSLAALEGVHGVCGMSNDEFKLCQPAAAVNNPTDSPLPECCAALGKANLSCICRYKGIAGIWLRKYHIDAKRAMALPGKCGLTMPNNCS, from the coding sequence ATGGCTAAGGCACATGCATTGGCTGCAGCATTGTTGCTTGTCATGTCGGTGTCCCTTGCCGCACTAGAGGGTGTTCATGGCGTTTGCGGCATGTCGAATGATGAATTCAAGCTTTGCCAGCCCGCAGCGGCAGTGAATAACCCCACAGACAGTCCGTTGCCTGAGTGTTGTGCTGCGCTTGGGAAGGCCAACCTATCATGTATCTGCCGGTACAAAGGCATCGCTGGCATATGGCTGAGAAAGTACCACATTGACGCAAAGCGTGCCATGGCGCTGCCTGGCAAGTGTGGTCTCACCATGCCCAACAACTGCTCGTGA
- the LOC123041962 gene encoding osmotin-like protein, whose amino-acid sequence LPHRSFPAPTHAWSGRIWARASCVPTGGAGQLCCATGDYGGWLHCGGLGGVAPATLARVSLHHGGDDQSSYGVSVVDGFNMGMSVTPHEGRGNCPVLACRKDLTQTCPGELQVRTAAGGGVAACKSGCLAFGTDELCCHNAYNSPATCRPSKYSDFFKSECPQAFTYAHDNPSLTHQCSASCELKVIFCH is encoded by the coding sequence ctcccccacCGCTCCTTCCCGGCGCCCACCCACGCCTGGTCCGGCCGCATCTGGGCGCGCGCCAGCTGCGTGCCCACCGGCGGGGCTGGGCAGCTCTGCTGCGCCACGGGCGACTACGGCGGGTGGCTCCATTGCGGGGGCCTTGGCGGCGTGGCGCCCGCCACGCTGGCACGGGTCTCCCTCCACCACGGTGGCGACGACCAGTCGTCCTATGGGGTGAGCGTGGTGGACGGCTTCAACATGGGCATGTCAGTGACCCCGCATGAGGGTCGCGGTAACTGCCCCGTCCTCGCCTGCCGCAAGGACCTGACGCAGACCTGCCCCGGCGAGCTGCAGGTGcgcacggcggcgggcggcggcgttgccGCATGCAAGAGCGGCTGCCTGGCGTTTGGAACCGACGAGCTGTGCTGCCACAACGCGTACAACAGCCCGGCCACCTGCCGCCCTTCCAAGTACTCGGACTTCTTCAAGAGCGAGTGCCCGCAGGCCTTCACCTACGCCCACGACAACCCCTCCCTCACCCACCAGTGCTCCGC